DNA sequence from the Sinorhizobium sp. RAC02 genome:
GCGCAACGTGTCTGCAAGCGCTACCCCTTCTTCCTCCCCGAGGGAGGGCAAGAGAACAGTGAATTCCTCACCGCCGAAGCGAAACGCGCTGCCGACTGGGGCACAGGCTTCCCGAAGCGTTTGCCCGACAAACCGCATGACCAGATCTCCGGCATCGTGTCCGAACTGGTCATTGAAACGCTTGAAATAGTCTATGTCGATCATCAGGCAGACGAGCGGTTCCCCGCTCTCTTCCCTGATATGCTGCTGCAGCCGTTCATCCAGGAAACGGCGGTTGAAAAGGCCGGTGAGCGGGTCATGCACGGCGAGCGTGGTCAGCTTTTCCCGCAATTGAAGATTGGCGATCGCCAGGCCAACATTCTCGGCGATCAGTTCCAGATAGAGCCTCGGCCCCATCAATCCAAGTATCTCCTCCCCCTGCTCTTCGAGATATAGCAGCCCGATCATGTCGCCCTGCGCCGTCAACGGAACGCACAAGGTCGCGGCTTCGGGATGGTCGAGGTGCTGGCAGGGAACGTCGGCGCCGTTGACGCTGCTGTGATGTGAACGGCCACGGCGCATGCCCCAGCATGCGGCAGCAGGAAAATGCACCGCCGACTGCTTGGGATCGAGCCACGCGCCTGCGCGCACCAGGAACGTGTTGCCTTCCTTGAGAACGTACAAGCCGCCGGCAAGACCGGGAAATATCTGCGGGGCGAAGCGCACCACCACGTCGGTCATTTCCTCCTGGTTCTGACACGCCTGTACGCGGTGCATCATCTGCAGAATCAGGTCTTTCCTGTGCTGATCCGTCCGCCGCTCAGCATCGAGCCTCTCGCGCTCGATCAGGTTCGTCCGGAAGATTTCGATGGCCTCGTTCATCTCTCCGATCTCGTCACCCCGGCGCTCGGTCGGCACTTCCACGGTATAGTCCTGTTTGGCCAGCCTGTTCACGGTTCCCGCCATCCGCAGCAGCGGCATCGCCACCCTTCGCCTCAAGACGAAATAGAGCACGGCAACAAACAGTGCGCCCGTAACCGCAAGCATGATCTCGGCGACACGGCTCCACCAGTTGCTCCGTGCGCGTGCCGCTTCAAGCTCGGACGTCGCCCGCGTCGCGGTCAGATCGCGAAAATGGGCGACCGTTTGGAGAAGTGCATTCTGAACCCGCTCATGCTCCGCACCGAAGAGAATGTCCTGCGCTGCGAGCTTGTCTCCGCTCTGGAACCGTTCGATTGCGCTCGCCTCGATTTTGTCCAGCGCCTCTGCCCCGCTGACGATCTCCGCCAGCGCTTCGGCCTCGGCCGGCACAAGCGCCTGCGCGGCAAGTTTGGTTACGGCCTCCTCTCGGCGCCGCTCCCTCCCTTCTTCTACGTGAAACGCCTGCAGATGACGCTCTTCCCCCCGCATGACGTACAGCCTTGCTTCATCGCTCATGACCTCGGCACCCAGCGCCAGTTCTTCGGCCAGCGTGTCGAGCACGAGATGCTCCTCCACCGCGCTGCGCTCCTGAAGGGCGCTGCGTGACGACATGATGAACGCCCCGCCGGAGAGGGCGGTCAAAACGACGGTGATGCCATAGGCCCAGTTGGTGATCGTGGTGATTCTCATGCTCCCACTGTGCCAGCCGCTGCTTGAGGGAGGATTAAGGAAGGCAGCCTAGTATTTCGGTCTCCGGCGCTCTGCTCGCCGAACCTCTTCCGCGCAAGCACGGTTTCCCGGCTGCAGACGCTGATGCGCCTGCGTATTCCGAGCGCCCTGCCTTCCTTCTTCGCAGGCCTGCGCATTTCCAGTGGGCTTGCCCTGATCCGTCTCCCCTTGGGGAAATCCGATATTGTTGCTCACCGCCGGCTTTGACTTGCTTGGCCCTGGTAGGCGCGTCAGAATCCAGCGGCGATTTTAACCGGAACCCATGGATACATCATGCCCGGTCGCGAGAGGCCAACCGGACCTTGCACGCTTAGGCTCAAAGTCCGGTCAATCCCCGGGGCCGTAGTCGGGCATCTTGTAGATCGTATCCGACCGCTGCTGAATGTCCGGTGCGAAGACCTTCGTCATCCATTCCTCATCCTTAAAGTCCTCGATCGCGACCGATACGAGGTCTTCGCTGCAGCCCAACGACTCTGTTACAGCCTTGGTGAGCGCATCGGCGAGCGCCCTCTTCTGCTCTTCCGTGCGCCCCTCGACCATCTTGAGTATCACATGTGGCATTATTGTCTCCTCGTGGGACGTGTCTGTCGCGGAGGAAGATATGCGGCCTGAGGGCATGACAAAAGGCCTCATGATCAATCCTCTTCATCGTCGCACCGATAGTCCACACCCCCGCCCAATCGGGTGTGGCCGAGGTTTTACAAGCGCGCCGCACAAGCGAAGCGGTGAAAGCAACTCGGTCTGCGCCGTTGAGTTTGCAGTGCGGGGTAAGAAGCCGGTAGTCTTTCGCAACTACAGTCCAGCCGCACGTTTCAAGGACATGTCCATGCCAGAGCACCCTCGCCTTATCGACCTGAGCGCCGACACCGCGACACGGCCGTCCGAGGCCATGCGCCTGGCCATCTGCGCCGCGCCGGTGGGTGACGAGCAGCGGGGCGAGGATCCGACGACGCTGGCACTGGAGGAGCGCGTCGCCAACCTTCTCGGGCAGCAAAAGGCCTTGTTCCTGCCTTCCGGCACCATGGCGAACCAGATCGCCTTTATCGTGCACTGCCGACCGGGGGACGAGATCATCTGCGCGGAGAACGCCCATGTATTCGGCTCGGAGGGGGCGGGAGCCGCCGTGCTTGCCGGCGCACAGTTTCGGCCGCTCGACACGGCCACCGGCATCTTTACGGCCGAGGACGTCGCAAGCCGCCTGCGGGCGCCGCGCCACCGCTCGCCACGCAGCCGGGTCATCACCATCGAGCAGACCACCAATCGGGGCGGTGGCCGAATCTGGTCGGAAGATGCGATACGCGCGTTGAAGGGGCTGGCGCTGGAAAATGGGCTCGCGTTGCACATGGATGGGGCACGGTTGCTGAATGCGGCGGTGGCCACGGGCCTGCCGGCGGCGCGTTTCGCGGCACCCTGCGACAGCGTCTGGATCGATCTTTCCAAAGGGTTGGGATGCCCGGTCGGAGCGGTGCTGGCGGGATCCACCGGATTTATCGAGGAGGCGTTGGTCTGGAAGCACCGTTTGGGCGGAGCGATGCGGCAGTCCGGCATTCTTGCTGCTGCGGGTCTCTATGCGCTGGATCACAATGTCGAGCGACTTGCGGAGGATCATGACAATGCCTGGCGCCTTGCGGCAATCCTCGCAGCGGTGCCCGGACTTCAAGTGCAGCCGGGGGGCGCTGTCACCAACATTCTCTTTCTCGACCTCTTGGGGACGGGTGTTTCGGCAAGCGCGCTGGCGGAAGCGCTTGCCGGCGAGGCGATCCGCGTCAATGTCGAAGGCCAGCACCGCATCCGCATGGTCACCCACCTTGATGTCTCGGCCGACGACGTGGAGGTCGCTGGATGGGCAATCGTCGCGGCGCTGGCGCGCCTGCGGCCCGATCAATCGGGCGGTTGAGCCCGCCGCAGAAAGCGGAAGAGCACCGGCGCACCGAGGATGACCACGAGGATGCGGGTCAAGTGGTGCACGACGACGAAGCTAAGGTCTGCGCCGGAAACGAGCGCCAGCATCGACATTTCCGCCTGACCGCCGGGAATGAAGGACAGGAAGCCTTCGACGGGCGGGGCAAGGCCGGTCAGCGTCACCAGTTCCGTTACCGCGCCCGCAAGCGCCGCCAGGATCACCACGAAGGCGGCCCCGCCAGCGACCGTGTCACGCAACTCCCGCATGGTGACGCCGACATAGCTGACGCCGATGCCCATGCCGATGAGGAACTGGGCAGCCAGAAGTGCCTCGCGCGGCGGGCGCAGATGCAGGATGCCGGCGAGCGACAGGACGGCCGAAACGAGCAGAGGCCCGAGGATCGCCGCCCCGAAAAGACCGATCCGCTCGCCGCCCTTCCAGCCGACGAGGGCCGCGACGGCCATGATCACGAGTTCCGACACCGGCAGGTCGGAGGCCGGCGGGCCGATCGGATGGGTGAGGCCGACGCCGTAGATGTTGACGAGGATGATCGGTGCGACGACCATGATGACCATCAGCCGCGTGACGTGCACCAGCGACAATTGCCGGACATTCGCCCCCGCCTCCTGCCCGAAAATCGTCATGTCGGCCGCCCCGCCCGGCATGGCGGCATAGAAGGCAGTCACCGGATCAAAGCCGCAGACACGCCGGAAGAAGGGCACGCCGATCAGGCCGATCACCACGATATAGAGGGGAACCAGCGCTACCGAGGCCAGCATCGAGGGTAGCTCGGCCACAAGTGCTGGCGTGACCGATGTTCCGATCGCCACGCCGAGCACCGAACGCGCCGCGATTGAAACCTGCCCCAGGCCTGCAAGCGGAACGCCACATAACGCGACCACCAGCGACGCCACCATCGGGCCGAACAGGAACGGCAAAGGCAGATCCAGCAACAGGAAGATGGCAACGCCACCGGCCGAGATCAGGACGGTCATGCAGCGTCGCAGGAGCAGTGAGTGTTTCATGCCTCGCCCGTCACAAGCCTATTGCCGCCGAATGGGTCACCACCGGCGGACCGGCGAAATAGGGCGAGGCCAGCGCCCGCCATTTCTGGAACCCTTCCGAGGCGCGGAAGGTGACCGTGTGATCCTCGATCCGGCGCCATTTCACCAGAAGCCGATAGGTATCCGGCGTTTCGACAACCCGGTGCAGCGCCAGATCAAGGCAACCTTCCGCCGCCAGGAAATAGGGCCGCGCCGCCGCGACGGCCGCCTCGAAGCCTGCCGGATCGTTCACCGTGATCTCGGCGACCTCGATGACGGGGGACATGGAACCCTCCCTCATTTCGGTGCGTGGCCGTGTTCAGCGTCGATGGAGCGGCTTTCGCCGGTGGAGACCATGGTGCGGGTGGCATCGACCGTGGCGTAGGTCCAGAAGATGCGCATCGGCTTGTCAGAGGCGTTGATGAAGCGGTGCGGCACGTTGGCGGGGATCCACGTCGTGTCGTTGGTACCGAGGTGATGCTGCACGCCATCGATCTCGGCGATGGCCTCCCCCTCGATCACCATGACGCTTTCCTCGCAATTGTGGAAATGCACACCGATGGCGGCGCCCGGATCGAAGGCGGTAATGCCGTTGATCATGCTGGTCGAGCCGCAACGGCGGGTGACGAGTGGCGTGGTGCGCGCACCGCCACCGCGATCATTGGTCTTCAGTTCGTGCGGGCGCAGGATGGCAGGTTCGGACATTTGAGACCTCACTTGGCTGGACCGATCCAGACAGTCTTGATGTTGACGAATTCGCGGATGCCGTAGACGCCGAGCTCGCGTCCGTAGCCGGAACGCTTGATACCACCGAAAGGATAACGCGGATCGGAGGCGGTCATGCCGTTGATGAAGACGGCGCCTGCATCGATGCGGGAGGCGAGCGTGCGGCCGCGGGCGGTATCGCCCGTCCAGAGCGCGGCGCCGAGGCCGTATTCGCTGTCATTGGCCATGGCCACGGCCTCGTCGGCATCCTTCGCCCGGATGATGGCGGCGACCGGGCCAAAGGTTTCCTCGCGGAAGGCAGTCATGCCCGGCTTGACGTGGTCGAGCACGGTGGGCGGATAATAGAAGCCCTCGCCCTCGATCGGCTGGCCGCCGAGCTTCAGCTCCGCGCCCTCGGCCAGCGACCGCTCGACCTGCTCGTGCAGGCTGGTGCGCAGGTTTTCGCGGGCCATCGGGCCGATCTTCGTGTCCCGCTCCATCGGATCGCCGATTTTCAGCGCGGCAGCCTTCTCGACGAAGAGCGCGGTGAAGCGTTCGGCGACCGCCTCTTCAACGATGAAGCGCTTGGCGTTGACGCAGGACTGGCCGACATTGACATAGCGCGCCTTGACGGCGGTCTCCGCCGCAGCCTCCAGATCAGCATCGGCCAGCACGATGAACGGATCGGAGCCGCCGAGTTCAAGCACCTGCTTCTTCAGTGCCTTGCCCGCCTGCGATGCGACGATGGCGCCGACCTCGGTCGAGCCGGTCAGCGTGACGGCCGCAATCCGCGCGTCGACGATGAGACCGGCGACCTTGGATGTGTCGATGAGGAGCGTCGCCGTCAACCCCGCCGGGGCGCCTGCCACCTCCATCACCTCTTGCACGGCGAGCGCGCATTCCGGCACGTTGTTGGCATGTTTGAGGATCGCACCGTTGCCGGCGGCGAGCGCCGGGGCGGCAAAACGGAAATACTGCCAGAACGGATAGTTCCACGGCATGATCGCCAGCACGACGCCGAGCGGCTCGAAGGCAACGACACTCTCCGTGGCATTCGAGGGTACGGGCTCATCGGCGAGATAGAGCGGCGCATGTTCGGCGTAGAAATCGCAGTTATAGGCGCATTTCTCGATTTCGGCCTCGGCCTCGGCGAGCGGCTTGCCCATTTCCCGCACGATCATTTCGCCATAGCGCGCCTTGCCGGCGCGTAGTGCTGCCGCCATGCGGGTGAGCAAGGCCACTCTTTCGCCGACCGGCACCAGCCGCCAGGCGCGTTGCGCCTGGCTCGCGGCTTCCAGAGCGGCTTCGATAGCGGGATCGTCCTGTAGTTCAAAGCTGCAAATGGGGCGT
Encoded proteins:
- a CDS encoding diguanylate cyclase, which codes for MRITTITNWAYGITVVLTALSGGAFIMSSRSALQERSAVEEHLVLDTLAEELALGAEVMSDEARLYVMRGEERHLQAFHVEEGRERRREEAVTKLAAQALVPAEAEALAEIVSGAEALDKIEASAIERFQSGDKLAAQDILFGAEHERVQNALLQTVAHFRDLTATRATSELEAARARSNWWSRVAEIMLAVTGALFVAVLYFVLRRRVAMPLLRMAGTVNRLAKQDYTVEVPTERRGDEIGEMNEAIEIFRTNLIERERLDAERRTDQHRKDLILQMMHRVQACQNQEEMTDVVVRFAPQIFPGLAGGLYVLKEGNTFLVRAGAWLDPKQSAVHFPAAACWGMRRGRSHHSSVNGADVPCQHLDHPEAATLCVPLTAQGDMIGLLYLEEQGEEILGLMGPRLYLELIAENVGLAIANLQLREKLTTLAVHDPLTGLFNRRFLDERLQQHIREESGEPLVCLMIDIDYFKRFNDQFGHDAGDLVMRFVGQTLREACAPVGSAFRFGGEEFTVLLPSLGEEEGVALADTLREKVSSAALSHAGQILGTVSVSVGVAAFPAGGSIETLITRADAALLEAKANGRDRTIAASGIKGSRNSSATLSRQP
- a CDS encoding antibiotic biosynthesis monooxygenase, with product MSPVIEVAEITVNDPAGFEAAVAAARPYFLAAEGCLDLALHRVVETPDTYRLLVKWRRIEDHTVTFRASEGFQKWRALASPYFAGPPVVTHSAAIGL
- a CDS encoding tautomerase family protein — its product is MPHVILKMVEGRTEEQKRALADALTKAVTESLGCSEDLVSVAIEDFKDEEWMTKVFAPDIQQRSDTIYKMPDYGPGD
- a CDS encoding AbrB family transcriptional regulator; protein product: MKHSLLLRRCMTVLISAGGVAIFLLLDLPLPFLFGPMVASLVVALCGVPLAGLGQVSIAARSVLGVAIGTSVTPALVAELPSMLASVALVPLYIVVIGLIGVPFFRRVCGFDPVTAFYAAMPGGAADMTIFGQEAGANVRQLSLVHVTRLMVIMVVAPIILVNIYGVGLTHPIGPPASDLPVSELVIMAVAALVGWKGGERIGLFGAAILGPLLVSAVLSLAGILHLRPPREALLAAQFLIGMGIGVSYVGVTMRELRDTVAGGAAFVVILAALAGAVTELVTLTGLAPPVEGFLSFIPGGQAEMSMLALVSGADLSFVVVHHLTRILVVILGAPVLFRFLRRAQPPD
- a CDS encoding NAD-dependent succinate-semialdehyde dehydrogenase; the encoded protein is MTAITSVNPATGRPICSFELQDDPAIEAALEAASQAQRAWRLVPVGERVALLTRMAAALRAGKARYGEMIVREMGKPLAEAEAEIEKCAYNCDFYAEHAPLYLADEPVPSNATESVVAFEPLGVVLAIMPWNYPFWQYFRFAAPALAAGNGAILKHANNVPECALAVQEVMEVAGAPAGLTATLLIDTSKVAGLIVDARIAAVTLTGSTEVGAIVASQAGKALKKQVLELGGSDPFIVLADADLEAAAETAVKARYVNVGQSCVNAKRFIVEEAVAERFTALFVEKAAALKIGDPMERDTKIGPMARENLRTSLHEQVERSLAEGAELKLGGQPIEGEGFYYPPTVLDHVKPGMTAFREETFGPVAAIIRAKDADEAVAMANDSEYGLGAALWTGDTARGRTLASRIDAGAVFINGMTASDPRYPFGGIKRSGYGRELGVYGIREFVNIKTVWIGPAK
- a CDS encoding cupin domain-containing protein, encoding MSEPAILRPHELKTNDRGGGARTTPLVTRRCGSTSMINGITAFDPGAAIGVHFHNCEESVMVIEGEAIAEIDGVQHHLGTNDTTWIPANVPHRFINASDKPMRIFWTYATVDATRTMVSTGESRSIDAEHGHAPK
- a CDS encoding GntG family PLP-dependent aldolase translates to MPEHPRLIDLSADTATRPSEAMRLAICAAPVGDEQRGEDPTTLALEERVANLLGQQKALFLPSGTMANQIAFIVHCRPGDEIICAENAHVFGSEGAGAAVLAGAQFRPLDTATGIFTAEDVASRLRAPRHRSPRSRVITIEQTTNRGGGRIWSEDAIRALKGLALENGLALHMDGARLLNAAVATGLPAARFAAPCDSVWIDLSKGLGCPVGAVLAGSTGFIEEALVWKHRLGGAMRQSGILAAAGLYALDHNVERLAEDHDNAWRLAAILAAVPGLQVQPGGAVTNILFLDLLGTGVSASALAEALAGEAIRVNVEGQHRIRMVTHLDVSADDVEVAGWAIVAALARLRPDQSGG